In the Bacillota bacterium genome, GGCGGTGGAGCGGCTGGCGCAGCGGCTCTTCCTGGGCGGGTCGGGTGTCCGCCGCGTGGTGGCGGTGGAGATCCCCAAGGCGCGGGCGTCCATGCACCTGGACACGGTCTTCACCATGGTCGACCGCGACAAGTTCGCAGTCCACGCCGGCGTGGTCGGCGACGGGCACCACCTGCGTCACTTCCTGCTCTCCCCGGGCCGGACGCCGGAAGGGCTGCGCATCGAGGAGCGCCGCGACTTCGCCGCCACCCTCTCCGAGCTGCTGGGCGTCGAGCGACCCCTCTTCATCCCGTGCGGCGGCGGCGACGTCATCGCCTCGGCGCGCGAGCAGTGGAATGAGGGATCGAACATGCTGACCCTGGCGCCCGGCGTGGTGGTGGCCTACGACCGGAATCGGATCTCCAACGAGCTCCTTCGCCGGCACGGCGTGGAGGTGCTCGAGATTCCCAGCGCCGAGCTCTCCCGGGGGCGCGGCGGCCCGCGCTGCATGAGCATGCCGCTGGAGCGGGAGGCGGCCGGCCGCTGACGGCGGTCGCCGGCCGGGAGGGCGGCGGGAAAGGACGGGGTGGACGAGGATGGCAGGCAGCCTGAGGGGACGCTCGCTGGTCTCGCTCCAGGAATGGTCGCGCGACGAGATCAGCCTCCTGCTGGAGGTGGCCCGCCAGGCGAAGGCGGAGCGGCGCGCAGGCGTCGTCCGGCGCCGCTTCGAGGGCAAGTCGCTGGCGCTCATCTTCGAGAAGCGGTCGACGCGGACGCGCTCCGCCTTCGAGACGGCCTTCGGGGAGGAGGGGGGATGGGTCTCCTTCCTCTCGACGGACGACATCCACCTGGGCGTCAAGGAGTCGGTGGAGGACACCGCCCGGGTGCTGGGGCGGATGTACGACGCCATCGAGTTCCGCGGCTACGCGCAGGAGACGGTGGAGAGCCTGGCGCGCTGGGCAGGGGTGCCGGTCTACAACGGCCTGACCGACAGCGAC is a window encoding:
- a CDS encoding arginine deiminase, encoding LVVRHHPAFREAGAPLWFERTERFPLEGGDVHVLSEETVVVGVGERTAPQAVERLAQRLFLGGSGVRRVVAVEIPKARASMHLDTVFTMVDRDKFAVHAGVVGDGHHLRHFLLSPGRTPEGLRIEERRDFAATLSELLGVERPLFIPCGGGDVIASAREQWNEGSNMLTLAPGVVVAYDRNRISNELLRRHGVEVLEIPSAELSRGRGGPRCMSMPLEREAAGR